In Geobacillus kaustophilus, a genomic segment contains:
- a CDS encoding H-type small acid-soluble spore protein: MELLRAKRIAEAGEIVPVMYKGKQVVIQHVDDEREMVRVYFTDESEHEQDVPVRLLEEQ; this comes from the coding sequence ATGGAACTGTTGCGGGCGAAGCGAATTGCTGAAGCTGGGGAGATCGTTCCGGTGATGTACAAAGGGAAACAAGTGGTGATTCAGCACGTCGATGATGAGCGCGAAATGGTTCGCGTTTATTTCACTGATGAGTCGGAACACGAACAAGACGTACCGGTGCGACTGCTTGAGGAACAATGA
- a CDS encoding histidine kinase N-terminal domain-containing protein produces the protein MASAAQQLVTHLEAHLPNFLAYWRQHMKIANDDKYIDCVEQNGLAVFELVKGALLQSLSGETIERLANKIAKERAEMNAGIGALVYNVNLGRRLVINHALAAPLSVTELAPLIDHLNELFDQFLFHAVTKYNELKEKELHEKNTLIAKSHQDRLTLLGQMSSSFVHEFRNPLTAIIGFIQLLKFEYPHLPYLDIIDHELQQLKFRISQFLHASRKEIVESEKEMFSLRQLLEEIIEFLYATIVDSDVDLSVAIDESIHIFAYKDQLRQVLVNILLNSIEAVKEKEKPRRINIAARCQDGSIIIEIANNGPSIPADIVETIFEPFFTTKKLGTGIGLYICKKVIEDHGGDICCFSDDNVTTFSIRLPV, from the coding sequence TTGGCATCTGCGGCACAGCAGCTCGTCACCCATTTAGAAGCCCATTTGCCGAACTTTCTCGCCTATTGGCGGCAGCATATGAAAATCGCCAACGATGACAAATACATTGACTGCGTCGAACAAAACGGCTTAGCAGTATTTGAGCTCGTCAAAGGAGCCCTGCTGCAGTCGCTATCCGGCGAGACGATCGAACGGTTAGCCAACAAAATCGCCAAAGAGCGGGCGGAAATGAACGCCGGCATCGGCGCCCTCGTCTACAACGTCAACCTCGGGCGGCGGCTCGTCATCAACCACGCGCTGGCCGCGCCGCTGTCGGTCACAGAGTTGGCCCCGCTCATCGACCATTTGAACGAGCTGTTTGACCAATTTTTGTTTCATGCTGTCACAAAATACAATGAGCTAAAAGAAAAAGAATTGCATGAAAAAAACACGCTCATCGCCAAGTCTCATCAAGACCGGCTCACGTTGCTTGGGCAAATGTCATCGAGTTTTGTCCATGAGTTTCGCAACCCGCTTACGGCTATTATCGGTTTTATTCAATTATTGAAATTTGAATATCCGCATCTTCCTTATTTAGACATTATCGACCATGAGTTGCAACAGCTGAAATTTCGCATTTCACAATTTTTGCATGCCTCACGCAAAGAAATTGTTGAAAGCGAAAAAGAAATGTTTTCGCTGCGCCAGCTGTTGGAGGAAATTATCGAGTTTTTATACGCCACGATCGTCGACAGTGATGTCGACCTTTCGGTGGCGATCGATGAATCCATACATATATTTGCCTATAAAGATCAGCTGCGCCAGGTGCTGGTGAACATTTTGCTCAACTCGATCGAAGCGGTGAAAGAGAAGGAAAAACCGCGGCGGATCAACATCGCCGCCCGTTGCCAAGACGGAAGCATCATCATCGAAATCGCCAACAACGGTCCGTCGATTCCGGCCGACATTGTAGAAACGATTTTCGAGCCGTTTTTTACGACGAAAAAGCTTGGAACCGGCATCGGCTTATACATTTGCAAAAAAGTCATCGAAGATCACGGTGGAGACATCTGCTGTTTTTCCGATGACAACGTGACGACGTTTTCCATCCGCCTCCCTGTATAA
- a CDS encoding YitT family protein gives MIKKMAAVIVGSLLLGVGINVFFVPHHLLDGGMIGLGLIAKYVWHVQAGLTMIVLSVPLYVAAWFYYRPFFYNSLHGLLFSSWMIDVLSVLRGVIVLDPLPSAVIGGVLVGAVIGLMLREETSTGGTDLLAQFIARWTNWNVGIIIFVIDAAIISAGSMIIDSVPFVHSLVVVTVVGAVTTMLTREKTMGV, from the coding sequence ATGATCAAAAAAATGGCGGCGGTGATTGTCGGCAGTCTGCTTCTTGGCGTCGGCATCAATGTCTTTTTCGTCCCTCACCATTTGCTTGATGGAGGGATGATCGGGCTCGGGCTGATTGCCAAATACGTGTGGCACGTTCAGGCTGGGTTGACGATGATCGTCTTAAGCGTTCCGCTTTATGTAGCCGCATGGTTTTACTACCGCCCGTTTTTTTACAACAGCTTGCACGGACTTTTATTTTCCTCATGGATGATTGACGTATTGTCCGTTTTGCGCGGCGTGATCGTGTTGGATCCGCTTCCAAGCGCGGTCATCGGCGGGGTGCTGGTCGGCGCGGTCATCGGCTTGATGCTGCGCGAGGAGACGAGCACGGGCGGGACCGATCTGCTCGCCCAGTTTATCGCTAGATGGACGAACTGGAACGTCGGGATCATCATTTTTGTCATTGACGCCGCCATTATTTCAGCTGGAAGCATGATCATCGATTCAGTGCCGTTTGTCCACTCGCTTGTCGTTGTCACGGTCGTCGGGGCGGTGACGACGATGTTGACGCGCGAAAAAACGATGGGGGTATAG
- a CDS encoding S8 family peptidase: MKRRYRIWAAASAVVALLVAAAALGRPAPEENAPAPPRLKPFDAEVAPTHPTVVALDSLSAGEQLKQQLNEHPRIREILHNRRGDRSHYFSNEIAVRFRALPSESRLKQMEAAIAGQLIKQVDHAFVFRSRRQTYEELRRYFRSLPMVDYCEPHYIYMQNEWNKPALLPNDSFYTRYQWNLPAIHTEEGWTLSRGQRNVAVAIIDSGVDLTHPDLARRLITGYNVLADNRSPLDENGHGTHVAGIIASQPNNGEGVAGMTWFNPIMAVKALNADGYGTSIDVAKGIRWAVDHGAKVINLSLGNYQPSSVLEEAIRYADAHDVVLVAASGNDSTSQASFPAAYPEVISVGAVNPDLSYALYSNYGDYVDVVAPGTNIASTFAGHRYAALSGTSMAAPHVTALAALIRSINPQLSNDEVRDIILESADDLGERGKDPYYGYGLINVYRALELAKR, from the coding sequence GTGAAACGCCGATACCGAATATGGGCCGCGGCCAGCGCGGTTGTTGCTCTACTCGTCGCCGCAGCCGCCTTGGGGCGACCGGCTCCAGAAGAAAACGCCCCGGCTCCGCCGCGGCTGAAGCCGTTTGACGCCGAGGTCGCACCCACCCATCCAACCGTTGTCGCGTTGGACAGCCTAAGTGCAGGCGAGCAGCTGAAACAGCAGCTGAACGAGCACCCGCGCATTCGGGAAATCCTCCATAATCGCCGCGGCGATCGAAGTCATTATTTTTCAAATGAGATCGCTGTCCGCTTTCGGGCATTGCCGTCCGAAAGCCGCTTGAAACAAATGGAGGCAGCCATCGCCGGCCAGCTCATCAAGCAGGTCGATCACGCGTTTGTATTCCGTTCGCGCAGGCAAACGTACGAAGAGTTGCGCCGCTATTTCCGCTCTCTTCCGATGGTCGATTATTGCGAACCGCACTACATTTACATGCAAAATGAGTGGAACAAGCCAGCGTTGTTGCCGAACGATTCGTTTTACACCCGCTACCAGTGGAACTTGCCGGCCATTCATACGGAAGAGGGGTGGACGCTGTCGCGCGGCCAGCGGAATGTAGCTGTCGCCATCATCGACAGCGGAGTTGATTTGACCCATCCCGATTTAGCCCGGCGCCTGATCACCGGATATAACGTGTTGGCAGACAACCGTTCGCCCCTTGACGAAAACGGCCATGGCACCCATGTCGCCGGCATCATCGCCTCACAGCCGAACAACGGCGAAGGGGTCGCCGGCATGACATGGTTCAACCCGATCATGGCAGTCAAAGCGTTGAACGCCGACGGCTACGGAACGAGCATTGATGTAGCGAAAGGAATCCGCTGGGCGGTCGACCACGGGGCAAAAGTCATCAACTTAAGCCTTGGCAACTACCAACCGTCCTCAGTGCTCGAAGAAGCGATCCGCTACGCCGACGCTCATGATGTCGTGCTTGTCGCCGCTTCCGGCAATGACAGCACATCGCAGGCGAGCTTTCCAGCCGCCTATCCAGAAGTGATCAGCGTTGGGGCTGTCAACCCTGATCTTTCCTATGCGCTTTATTCCAACTACGGCGACTATGTGGACGTCGTCGCGCCTGGAACGAACATCGCCAGCACGTTTGCCGGCCACCGGTACGCCGCGCTTTCCGGCACATCGATGGCCGCGCCGCACGTCACCGCGCTCGCCGCCTTGATCCGCTCCATCAACCCGCAGCTTTCGAACGATGAAGTGCGCGACATTATTCTCGAAAGCGCTGACGATTTGGGGGAGAGAGGAAAAGATCCGTATTATGGCTACGGGCTCATCAATGTCTATCGCGCGCTCGAGCTGGCTAAGCGATAA
- a CDS encoding acyltransferase family protein: MKERDYYFDNAKCALMLLVVFGHFLRPYIDGVLWVHSLYTWIFFFHMPAFIFISGYFAKKFHEHGYLQKIMKKLLIPYVLFQLLYSIYYFFLYDKQSLELDLLTSHWSLWFLLSLFSWNVLLLWFGRLPKRIALPMALLFGLAGGMMEAEKWLSLSRTLTFFPFFLLGFFTKKSVIERLFAAPVRLVSLAVLVGMFFAIHFGFPDLPQDWLYGSKSYDTLGVSESAGIASRLAIYGASLLMMFGFLSLIPSRRFSFSVLGARTFYIYILHGFILKYLHETPFPDFIMDVHGYPLLLALSVAMMLILGSKPVVRLVRPLLEWRWPNWRQTMT, encoded by the coding sequence ATGAAGGAGCGGGACTATTATTTTGACAACGCAAAATGCGCGCTCATGCTCCTCGTCGTGTTTGGCCACTTTCTGCGCCCGTACATTGACGGCGTCTTATGGGTGCACAGCTTGTATACGTGGATTTTCTTTTTCCACATGCCGGCGTTCATTTTCATTTCCGGCTATTTTGCAAAAAAATTCCACGAGCACGGCTACTTGCAAAAGATCATGAAAAAATTGCTCATCCCGTACGTTCTGTTCCAGCTGCTGTATTCGATCTACTACTTCTTCCTGTATGACAAACAGTCGCTGGAACTTGACTTATTGACCTCGCATTGGAGTTTATGGTTTTTGCTCAGCCTGTTCAGCTGGAACGTGCTGCTGTTATGGTTCGGCCGGCTGCCAAAGCGGATCGCATTGCCGATGGCGCTTCTTTTCGGCCTTGCCGGCGGGATGATGGAAGCGGAAAAATGGCTGAGCTTGTCGCGGACGCTCACGTTTTTCCCGTTCTTTTTGCTCGGGTTTTTCACGAAAAAATCGGTGATCGAGCGCTTGTTTGCCGCCCCAGTGCGCCTTGTTTCGCTTGCGGTGCTCGTTGGCATGTTTTTCGCCATCCATTTCGGGTTTCCCGATTTGCCGCAAGATTGGCTGTACGGCTCGAAATCGTACGATACGCTCGGCGTCTCGGAATCAGCCGGCATTGCGAGCCGCCTCGCCATTTATGGGGCGAGCCTGCTCATGATGTTCGGCTTTTTGTCGCTCATCCCGAGCCGTCGCTTCTCCTTTTCTGTGCTCGGGGCGCGCACGTTTTACATCTATATCTTGCACGGGTTTATTTTAAAATATTTGCACGAGACGCCATTCCCAGACTTTATTATGGATGTGCACGGCTATCCGCTTCTGCTTGCACTGTCGGTCGCCATGATGCTCATCCTTGGAAGCAAGCCGGTCGTCCGGCTCGTGCGGCCGCTGTTGGAATGGCGATGGCCGAACTGGCGGCAGACAATGACCTAG
- a CDS encoding twin-arginine translocase TatA/TatE family subunit, translating to MNIGFGEIALIVFFALLIFGPKKLPELGQAAGKTLREFKNATKGIIDDDETTKAQK from the coding sequence ATGAACATCGGCTTTGGAGAAATTGCGCTCATCGTCTTTTTCGCTTTGCTCATTTTCGGACCGAAAAAGCTGCCGGAGTTAGGACAAGCGGCCGGGAAAACGTTGCGCGAATTTAAGAATGCGACAAAAGGCATCATCGACGATGACGAGACGACAAAAGCGCAAAAATAA